A genomic window from Cricetulus griseus strain 17A/GY chromosome 4, alternate assembly CriGri-PICRH-1.0, whole genome shotgun sequence includes:
- the LOC100750957 gene encoding olfactory receptor 18, with translation MIFSDDPGLQPILFGLFLSMYLVTVFGNLLIILAVSSDSHLHTPMYFFLCNLSLADICFISTTVPKMIVNIHTHSKEIIYVGCLVQMSFLILFGCMDGMLLTVMAYDRFVAICHPLRYSLIMTPRLCGLLVFLSLLVSLVDSQTHNLIASQIIYFKDVAISNFFCDPAQLLNLACFNTFINNIVMYFVGAISGLLPISGIFFSYYKIVFSILRIPSSGGRYKAFSTCGSHLSVVCLFYGTAIGVYLGSAVSHSPRNTAVASLMYTVVTPMLNPFIYSLQNKDIKRAVRRFHSRTL, from the coding sequence ATGATATTCTCTGATGATCCAGGACTGCAGCCCATCCTCTTTGGACTGTTCCTGTCCATGTACCTAGTCACGGTGTTTGGGAACCTGCTCATCATCCTGGCTGTCAGCTCTGACTCCCATCTCCACACTCCGATGTACTTCTTTCTGTGCAATCTGTCCTTGGCTGACATCTGTTTTATCTCTACCACAGTCCCAAAGATGATTGTGAACATCCACACTCATAGCAAAGAGATCATCTATGTGGGTTGCCTTGTGCAGATGTCATTTTTGATCCTTTTTGGATGTATGGATGGCATGCTTCTGACTGTGATGGCCTATGATAGGTTTGTGGCCATCTGTCATCCTTTGCGTTACTCACTCATAATGACTCCTCGCCTCTGTGGCCTTTTAGTTTTCCTGTCTCTTTTGGTTAGTCTTGTGGATTCTCAGACACACAACCTCATTGCATCACAAATCATCTACTTCAAAGATGTAGCAATTTCCAATTTCTTCTGTGACCCTGCACAACTCCTTAATCTTGCCTGCTTCAACACATTCATTAATAACATAGTCATGTATTTTGTTGGTGCAATATCTGGTTTACTTCCTATCTCTGGAATTTTCTTCTCTTACTACAAAATTGTTTTCTCCATTCTGAGAATCCCATCATCAGGCGGGAGGTATAAAGCCTTCTCCACTTGCGGCTCTCACCTGTcggttgtttgtttattttatggaaCAGCTATTGGCGTATACCTTGGTTCAGCTGTATCACATTCTCCCAGAAATACTGCAGTGGCTTCACTGATGTACACTGTGGTCACTCCTATGCTAAATCCTTTCATCTACAGCCTGCAGAACAAGGACATTAAAAGAGCAGTGAGGAGATTCCACAGCAGAACATTGTAA